A window of the Fusarium poae strain DAOMC 252244 chromosome 3, whole genome shotgun sequence genome harbors these coding sequences:
- a CDS encoding hypothetical protein (TransMembrane:11 (o408-429i499-516o522-547i559-581o642-664i1085-1106o1118-1138i1159-1186o1192-1213i1225-1246o1310-1331i)~BUSCO:1305at5125): MSQHGNPSDNIDIEKMDRPSSLDISIDPRVEQIGVSRLSMSGGGNLSLADVQAVHVQIHDLAVSVDTAPSWLAPSTYGDLVSSKFNTAPKMKPLLRSVSANLPPGTLTAIIGGSGSGKTTLLNTVAERVLSSRLSQQGIATFNGKVGVHSVRHAYVMQQDILLPTLTVRETLRYSADLRLPPSTTSQERQRVVEEVILELGLKECADTRIGNSQHHGCSGGEKRRTSIGVQLLANPSVLFLDEPTTGLDATSAYQLVRTLKTLAQKGRTIITTIHQPRSEIWDLFDNLIVLTKGSPVYSGAIKDSVPWFGELGYQLPPFVNPAEFIIDIAAVDNRTPELEQETAAKVERLKIAWNQETLKRYPPPDKTIDIGNGRKNKDKKTKEHAGFLRQVTVLTDRTLKVTYRDPLGMASSITEAVFMGLVTGYMFYNLGRDQAGIRSRQGGLYTAAGLQGYLILIFEVYRMTFDIPTFDRENSEGCVDALPFVLSRRIARMITEDVAAPFLFSVLFFFMAGFERDVERFFTFFAITLLNQYIAVTCAMVCVATVRHFAGASVVANLIFTLQSMACGMFINVNSLPVYVRWLKWLTYTFYVFSAYCGNEFEGSFYDCPASNDESDLRCKQYTGSYIMESLGFPKDWVAKPILVCLAFVVFFFVLSIIGLRIIKVEMTIARARVSDTDLSAGKEKMTARSVADVRTIDLELNEFSLALDKRTQLGKKLPTKTILNPVNATFSAGVLNVIMGPSGSGKTSLLNAMALRLRDSVGTKYRPAGKLTFNGARPSDTVIRSVCSYVCQDDDALLPSLTVRETLRFAAGLRLPSFMSKDEKNRRAEEVLLKMGLKDCADNLVGGELVKGISGGEKRRVSIAVQVLTDPRILLLDEPTSGLDAFTANSIMEVLQGLANEGRTLILTIHQARSDLFREFGNVLLLARGGSQVYSGPGRDMLGYLARHGYECPQHTNPADFALDMITIDLQQEGKELESRKRVQIMIDNWKAESASTKGEKLSDIQEKDEVQNTNSADQTHTPQGGATLPPSPPPKRRSFNKANLSTPAELGALIRKRAPLTTALPLLLNRALINTYRQPELIVARLMQVIGLALILALFFAPFDNDYYSVQSRMGFVQEIGAFYFVGMLQNTAIYPSERDVFYREDDDGVYSVNAFLASYTILEVPFEVISCMIFGVLGVIAVDLPRTATLYFTAVFACFGVVSCGESLGIMFNTLFGHTGFAVNIMGVFLALANTMAGVLSIDMPELFKAFNYLSPIRYGTRAVAPYSLRGIEFTCNNEQRLENGNCPIQTGQEVLELYNFDVDPVVNIACLAACVVVYRLLAWGLLKIARTHWKGKKKDKQDRNKA; this comes from the exons ATGTCGCAGCATGGAAATCCCTCGGACAACATCGACATCGAAAAGATGGACAGACCAAGCTCTTTGGATATCTCGATAGATCCTCGTGTTGAACAGATTGGCGTATCACGACTCTCCATGTCTGGCGGTGGAAATTTGTCACTCGCCGATGTCCAGGCTGTTCATGTTCAAATTCATGACTTGGCCGTCTCAGTCGATACAGCCCCATCATGGCTTGCACCTTCAACATACGGCGATCTGGTCTCGTCAAAATTCAACACTGCGCCAAAAATGAAGCCGCTACTTCGTTCTGTAAGCGCTAATCTTCCACCAGGAACTTTGACGGCTATCATTGGAGGAAGCGGATCTGGCAAGACGACACTACTCAACACCGTAGCTGAGAGAGTATTGAGTTCCAGATTGAGCCAACAGGGTATCGCTACTTTCAACGGCAAAGTTGGGGTGCACAGTGTCCGTCATGCCTATGTTATGCAGCAAGATATCCTACTTCCAACTTTGACCGTTAGAGAAACCCTTCGATACTCGGCCGACTTGCGATTGCCACCATCAACCACTTCCCAAGAACGACAAAGGGTTGTCGAAGAGGTTATTCTTGAACTTGGTCTCAAGGAGTGTGCCGACACGAGGATTGGGAACTCTCAACATCATGGATGTTCAGGTGGCGAGAAGCGACGCACCAGCATTGGCGTTCAACTACTAGCCAACCCTTCTGTTCTCTTCCTCGATGAACCCACCACCGGTCTTGACGCGACAAGCGCCTATCAGCTTGTTCGAACACTAAAGACACTTGCGCAAAAGGGACGGACCATCATTACGACAATCCATCAACCTCGATCTGAAATCTGGGATTTGTTCGACAACTTGATCGTTCTAACCAAGGGTAGCCCTGTCTACTCAGGTGCAATCAAAGACTCTGTTCCATGGTTTGGGGAATTAGGATATCAGCTCCCACCTTTTGTTAATCCCGCCGAGTTCATCATTGATATCGCAGCTGTCGATAATCGTACACCTGAATTGGAACAGGAAACCGCGGCCAAGGTTGAGCGTTTAAAAATTGCTTGGAATCAGGAGACTTTGAAACGATATCCACCCCCAGACAAAACTATTGATATCGGCAATGGAAGAAAGAACAAGGATAAGAAGACGAAAGAGCATGCTGGCTTCCTACGACAGGTTACAGTGCTTACCGATCGTACACTCAAAGTGACATATCGCGATCCTCTCGGTATGGCATCTTCCATCACAGAAGCTGTCTTCATGGGTCTCGTAACGGGCTACATGTTCTACAATCTCGGTCGCGATCAGGCCGGTATCCGATCTCGACAGGGTGGTCTCTATACAGCAGCTGGTCTTCAAGGCtacctcatcctcatcttcgaAGTCTACCGCATGACATTCGATATCCCAACCTTTGACCGTGAGAACTCGGAAGGATGCGTCGACGCCCTCCCCTTTGTTCTTTCACGTCGTATCGCTCGCATGATCACCGAGGATGTCGCAGCGCCATTCCTCTTCTCtgtcctctttttctttatggCTGGTTTCGAGCGAGACGTGGAACGATTCTTTACATTCTTCGCCATCACACTTCTCAACCAATATATTGCCGTTACATGTGCCATGGTTTGCGTAGCAACGGTTAGGCATTTTGCTGGTGCAAGTGTGGTCGCCAACTTGATCTTTACACTACAGAGTATGGCCTGCGGCATGTTTATCAACGTCAACAGTCTTCCTGTTTACGTTCGATGGTTGAAGTGGCTTACTTACACG TTCTACGTCTTTAGTGCATACTGCGGTAACGAATTCGAAGGCAGCTTTTACGACTGTCCCGCCTCGAACGACGAGTCTGATCTGAGATGCAAGCAGTACACGGGATCATATATCATGGAATCCCTCGGCTTTCCAAAAGATTGGGTCGCGAAGCCAATCCTCGTCTGCCTGGCTTTTGTCGTGTTCTTTTTTGTGCTATCGATTATTGGACTACGTATCATCAAGGTCGAGATGACAATTGCTCGAGCTCGTGTTTCGGATACTGATCTGTCGGCTGGTAAGGAGAAGATGACTGCACGCTCTGTTGCTGATGTGCGCACTATCGACTTGGAGTTGAACGAGTTTTCGTTGGCTTTGGATAAGAGAACGCAATTGGGGAAGAAGCTACCGACAAAGACTATTTTGAACCCCGTCAATGCGACTTTCAGTGCTGGGGTATTGAACGTCATCATGGGACCTTCGGGAAGTGGAAAGACATCGCTGCTCAACGCCATGGCTCTTCGACTACGCGACTCTGTCGGAACAAAATATCGACCAGCTGGAAAACTCACCTTTAACGGGGCTCGTCCTTCAGATACAGTCATCCGATCTGTGTGTTCTTATGTCTGCCAGGATGACGATGCGTTATTGCCGTCCCTCACTGTTCGCGAGACTCTTCGCTTTGCAGCTGGACTTCGTCTACCGTCGTTCATGAGCAAAGATGAAAAGAACCGTCGCGCAGAAGAAGTTCTCCTCAAGATGGGTCTGAAGGACTGTGCCGATAACCTTGTTGGTGGTGAACTCGTCAAGGGTATCTCTGGAGGAGAAAAGCGCCGTGTGTCAATCGCAGTCCAGGTCTTGACCGACCCTCgcattcttcttctcgacgaACCAACATCAGGACTCGATGCGTTCACCGCAAACTCCATCATGGAAGTCCTCCAGGGTCTTGCCAACGAAGGCCGAACACTCATTCTCACAATCCACCAAGCTCGATCCGATCTTTTTAGGGAATTTGGAAACGTATTGCTTTTGGCTCGTGGTGGTTCTCAGGTTTATTCTGGCCCTGGAAGGGATATGCTTGGATATCTGGCACGCCATGGATACGAGTGTCCCCAACATACTAACCCTGCGGATTTTGCCTTGGATATGATCACGATTGATTTGCAGCAAGAAGGGAAAGAGCTCGAGTCTCGTAAACGGGTTCAGATCATGATAGATAATTGGAAAGCGGAGAGTGCATCGACAAAGGGCGAGAAACTCTCCGATATCCAAGAGAAGGATGAGGTTCAGAATACGAACTCTGCAGACCAAACGCATACTCCTCAAGGGGGCGCGACTCTTCCGccgtcaccaccaccaaagcGTCGATCCTTTAACAAGGCCAACCTCTCGACACCCGCCGAACTAGGCGCCCTCATCCGCAAACGCGCCCCTCTCACTACCGCACTTCCTCTCCTTCTCAATCGAGCCCTCATCAATACCTACCGCCAGCCAGAGCTCATTGTTGCTCGTCTCATGCAAGTCATCGGTCTTGCTCTCATCCTAGCTCTATTCTTTGCTCCCTTCGACAACGACTATTACTCTGTCCAGAGCCGCATGGGTTTCGTCCAGGAGATTGGCGCATTCTACTTTGTCGGCATGTTGCAAAACACGGCCATCTACCCCAGCGAGCGTGATGTGTTTTATAgagaagacgacgatggcgTCTACAGCGTAAATGCTTTTCTTGCTTCCTACACCATCCTCGAAGTCCCCTTTGAGGTGATAAGCTGCATGATATTCGGTGTCCTGGGCGTTATCGCAGTTGATCTCCCCCGCACAGCAACACTCTACTTCACCGCCGTCTTTGCGTGCTTCGGCGTCGTATCTTGCGGCGAGAGTCTTGGTATCATGTTCAACACGCTCTTTGGACACACTGGCTTCGCCGTCAATATCATGGGCGTCTTCCTCGCTCTTGCTAACACCATGGCTGGTGTACTCTCCATTGATATGCCCGAGCTGTTCAAAGCCTTCAACTACCTCTCTCCCATTCGGTACGGCACGCGTGCTGTGGCGCCGTATTCGCTACGCGGCATCGAGTTTACGTGCAATAACGAACAGAGGCTTGAGAACGGAAATTGCCCAATTCAGACGGGTCAAGAGGTCCTGGAGTTGTACAACTTTGACGTCGATCCTGTCGTCAACATTGCGTGTCTAGCAGCTTGCGTGGTGGTGTATAGACTTTTGGCTTGGGGGTTGTTGAAGATTGCGAGAACGCATTGgaaggggaagaagaaggataagCAGGACAGAAACAAGGCATAG
- a CDS encoding hypothetical protein (MEROPS:MER0005767~BUSCO:16243at5125), with the protein MASPGAEQYPEGPLSVLVSSRVVVTLPDDSLITTPASVVVSPVTGKIVTIIPEVLPSSSFPAGTNYVDHGSKLLIPGLVDAHVHLNEPGRTEWEGFWTGTRAAASGGVTTVVDMPLNAIPPTTTLHGFEEKLRASQGQCWVDVGFYGGVIPGNANELLPLIEAGVRGFKGFLIESGVDEFPAVSSQDIALAMETLKDSKTTLMFHAEMIPPITESVGDTVQSSEAPLAPTGQLDAYRTFLESRPPSFETYAVEEILSQAHIAPQLHLHIVHLSATQCIPLLKAARQSGINITAETCFHYLGLTAEEIEKGDTRHKCCPPIREGKNRDGLWEELVAEDSCIRTVVSDHSPCTPQLKLLPQHLETARPDLPHNDSGIVIPAPEIENPIAEGKGRGDFFAAWGGISSVGLGLPILHSAAKKRADFSKTPSITDIVRLCCQATAVQVGLAHRKGAIKVGMDADICVFDDTEEWTFTQGDMRWKNRCSPWEGHEFTGRVKETWLRGNKVFELGAPDAGFVVSKPIGEPITEKRTV; encoded by the exons ATGGCATCTCCCGGCGCTGAGCAATACCCAGAGGGTCCTCTTTCAGTCCTCGTATCCTCCCGAGTCGTTGTTACTCTTCCTGATGATTCCCTTATTACCACTCCTGCTTCAGTCGTTGTGAGCCCAGTCACTGGCAAGATCGTGACAATCATCCCCGAAGTCCTTCCCTCGTCTAGTTTCCCAGCCGGCACAAACTATGTCGACCATGGTTCCAAGCTTCTCATTCCTGGTCTGGTCGACGCTCATGTTCACTTGAACGAGCCTGGTCGAACAGAGTGGGAGGGTTTTTGGACTGGTACCCGTGCTGCTGCCAGCGGTGGTGTCACTACTGTCGTTGACATGCCTCTTAATGCCATTCCTCCAACCACTACTCTTCATGGCTTCGAGGAGAAACTTCGAGCAAGCCAGGGCCAGTGCTGGGTTGATGTTGGTTTTTACGGTGGTGTCATTCCTGGCAACGCCAATGAGCTGCTCCCTCTCATCGAGGCTGGAGTTCGAGGATTCAAGGGATTCTTGATCGAGTCCGGT GTTGACGAGTTCCCTGCAGTCTCTTCTCAAGATATCGCCCTGGCTATGGAAACCCTCAAGGACAGCAAGACCACTCTCATGTTCCATGCCGAGATGATCCCTCCCATCACCGAATCCGTCGGCGACACTGTCCAGTCCTCAGAAGCACCTCTCGCTCCCACCGGTCAACTCGACGCCTACAGGACATTCCTTGAGTCTCGACCTCCTTCTTTTGAAACATACGCCGTCGAGGAGATTCTCAGCCAGGCGCACATTGCTCCTCAACTCCACCTACACATCGTTCACCTCTCCGCTACACAGTGCATTCCTCTTCTCAAGGCCGCTCGTCAATCTGGAATCAACATTACTGCAGAGACCTGCTTCCACTACCTCGGTTTGACCGCCGAGGAGATTGAGAAGGGCGACACTCGACACAAGTGCTGTCCACCTATTCGAGAGGGCAAAAACCGCGATGGTCTTTGGGAGGAGCTCGTCGCTGAGGATTCATGTATTAGGACTGTTGTGTCGGATCACTCACCTTGCACACCCCAGCTCAAGCTCCTCCCTCAGCACCTTGAGACAGCGCGACCCGACTTGCCACACAACGATTCAGGCATTGTGATTCCTGCTCCCGAGATCGAAAACCCCATCGCCGAAGGGAAGGGTCGTGGCGACTTCTTcgcagcctggggcggcatTTCCTCCGTCGGACTCGGTCTACCTATCCTGCACTCAGCAGCCAAGAAGCGCGCCGACTTCTCCAAGACACCCAGCATTACCGATATAGTGCGTCTCTGCTGTCAAGCCACTGCCGTTCAAGTCGGTCTCGCTCACCGCAAGGGTGCTATCAAGGTCGGCATGGACGCTGACATTTGTGTATTCGATGATACCGAAGAGTGGACCTTTACCCAGGGCGACATGCGATGGAAGAACCGCTGCTCACCATGGGAAGGTCACGAGTTCACAGGTCGAGTCAAGGAGACGTGGCTGCGTGGTAACAAGGTGTTTGAGCTTGGTGCGCCCGACGCTGGATTCGTGGTCAGCAAGCCAATTGGCGAGCCCATTACGGAGAAGCGAACTGTCTGA